Part of the Epinephelus fuscoguttatus linkage group LG24, E.fuscoguttatus.final_Chr_v1 genome, taaataaactgtacaGCAGAACAGTTTCTTCCCCCATCACTTTGAATCACTCAGAAAGTTAAACCCAGGTCAAGAGGCAAGAAATCTAGGAGTGACATTTGACTCTGATCTTAATTTTAAGCCACATATACGCTATgccacaaaaacagcattttatcatttaaaaaacatttccaaagtgAGGCCGTTTCTCTCTCTGACCAACACGGAGAGATTAATACACGCTTTTATAACTAGCAGGCTAGACAACTGTAATGCTCTCCTTTCTGGTCTACCCAAGAATACAATTAATCAGCTGCAACTGATTGAAAACTCTGCAGCACAAGTTCTCACTCAGACCAGAAGGAGGGCACACATTACGCCTATTTTAAAATCCCTGCACTGGCTGTTAGTTTTCGTATTGATTTTAaagttcttttattagtttttaaggCACTGCATGGGCTTGCACCAGACTATATTTCagagatgtttttattttaggaaCCAGGAAGGCCCTTCAGATCCTCTGGCTCCTCTCTTTTAACTGTCCCACAGAgtagaacaaaaacatttggtgaTGCTGCTTTCAGTCACTATGCTCCAAAACTGTGGAACAATCTGCCGGAGGCTCTGAGAGGAGTCAGAAACATCTACACTTTTAAACATAGGCTAAAAATCCATCTCTTTAGTCTGGCTTTTGTGTGGTGTCCTACGTTAGTTCTATTGTTTTATAATTATTCTATTTATTACTTTTGATCTGTATTTGTCTTATTGCTATTTCCCtgattgtttttcttattttattctatattttatttatatttttacttttctttttattcagtGGTCTTATCTGTATTTTTCTCTATTTATTATTGCTATTCTCCTGactttgattttatattttatcctgcatattattttaaatatttaaaaaaaaaaatttagtaGCAGCAAAGTAGTTTtgatcttgtttttattttctattattgTTTTAAGTTATTACTGTATGACACAGTGTGCATTAGTTTCCCAGTCCTTTTTCtgatttaacttttttattCTCTATATTTATCAATCaaaatgtaaagcactttgaatgacattgatttgttttgaaaggtgctatataaataaatctatccatccatccgtccttctatctatctatctatccatccatcctgtTTGcaattcacaaaaacaacctgTATTTGTGTCTATTGACTTTGTACAGTGGGATATTAAGTACACACTtgtgtatgtacacacactATGTACACACGCTATGTGTACACACTCAGCAGAACAACTGTTTGCTCTGCACCAAAGCATCCCTACAGCTGTATGTGGTCAATAAAAGATCAAGAACCAACCCAGATGGGATGTACGTTGGAAAAGTTTATTCTGAAATGAACAGagtgataataaataaaacttttctGGGAAGACTTTTGGCGGTCTATCCACAACCATTTTCCAGCACCTTTGGCATTGCTGGGCCAGTGATGGCATGACTGAATGAGGTGGCGGTGGGAAGGTAGGGATCTACCCTCACTTGATGAGCGGTCATCCCTTCTCCCCCGTTCCTCACCCCATGTGGCGAGTGGAGACACGCCCCGGTTGGAGTAGAGGCCAAGTGATGGGAGGTCTTCAGCGGAGAGGTGGTGGTGATGTCCCGAGAGAGGAGGGTTGGTGAcgaaatggaaagaaaaacaaaataaacaacaagatGGGTTTGCTTCAACATCCCTTGTACATAGTCCTTGTCTTTCCTTGGTTGGTCTTTGATACAGTGAAGATGTCCTGAACACTGATGGGCTGTCTGTAGGGGAGCTACAGTTTCCTCAGCACTCCAACTGCTGGCCTCTTACACAGACATGATGTGCTTGACGAAAGCTGGAGAAAGACAAAGCCATATGAGTAAATCTTAGGCATtacatatttattaaaaaagaaaaagaaaaggcatgCCAGGAAGTATCAGCTTACCCTCATAGTGCACACTGCCGTTCTCGTCCTCCTGGCCGGCCATAAGAGCATCAATCTCTGTCTCATTCATCTTCTCTCCTGGAGATGTTACAAGGATCCATGTCAGACtctctgtttcacacacacgctcacactcacacacacacacacacacacacacacacacacacacactgtgcgtGCTAAGCAGACTATATTTGTGCACTTCTATATTTGGGGAACTCACCCAGGGTGGACAGCACGATGCGCAGCTCAGCGCCCATGACTGTGCCGTTGCCCTCCTTGTCGAAGACGCGCAGACCCTCAACGTAGTCGTCATAGGTACCCTTGGGGAGGGCGTCGACCTGCTTCAGCATGGGAAGGAAAGCGTCGAAGTTGAGCCTCTTGTTGGCCATGTCTGTTGGAAATGTCACACGGAGGGCACCATAAACAACCACAGACCTCTCCTCTGTGCTCACTAACTTTACGAACGTTATCTTGTGCTACTGCTACGCTATGTTTTAGCATCTGGCTTTATCTCATAATTCTTTGATGTCTTTAATTTTTGTCTATGAATGCATATATGGAGGCAAACTAGAGacaaaagtatttttatttttgacaatcACTGAATGGTAAATAGTGAAATTCAAACGGCACTGAATTAATAgaattttagtatttttttgaGGGACTTTGTATCATGAAATTTCATGATTTTCACTTTTGAAAGcttaatttgaattttttaaattttattcttacaaattcagataaaaaaataaaccatcagaattttaaaaattacatttaggTTGCTAAAATGCAATTGGTCATATTTAGATATATAAATCCAGGATATAGCATTAGTCAAACTTGATCGGTCAAATTAAGATCCAAAAATTCAAgttaaataatctttttttttttttttgtaaattctAAAACTTGAATTTGGGGATCTGAATTTGTGAGAAAAACATAATTGAGAGAaattattgaattgaattttgaTTTTCAATGTtcacaaaattcagctccaagAATTAAtgtttcaaaattaaaaaaaaaaaaaaaatggagtcACAGACTCAAATTAGATTGGTCAAATAAAGACTCAAAAATTcaactggaatttttttttttttttcaaattctgaaacttgatttttttttatataaatttaTAAACACTGAGAAAACTATAAttgagaaaaatgaaaattgcaaatcaagaaatttcaattttcaatttcaaaGAGGTGAATTCCAAACAAATAAATTCAGatacattcttttttttcccacagtaaAGCATTTCAAGCTATTCATTCAGTGGTGTTTAAATTTTGTTGTTAGAATGCAAATAATTCTGTCACCTATTTGCTTCCATATATCTGCATTTTGCAAGCATGCAATGGGGTCTCACCTTCTGCGGTGGGGTTGCCCAGGATCTTGTTAACATCCTTGTTGGTGGGGTTCTGGCCCAGAGCGCGCATGATATCAGCCACCTGGTTGAAGGCCACCTGGCTGTCACCGACTCTGTCAAAGAGGCCAAAAGCCTCCTTGAAATCTGGCCAGGAAGAGTAAGCGAGAACTTTGAGTTACAAAGACACAAGTCAGTCAAAGAACCAAAAATACATGATGCCCTCTGCTATAGTGCTCACAACAGTTAAGTGGCTACACACACTGGAAAGCTATGTCTTGATGGCATCAGAAGAAAGAACTAAATGGCAAATGGTAAAAAATATGTCAAGGCTATTGGACAATTTATATTGCCCCCAGAAAATTACGTCGGATTTGTCCGATACGTCAGTAATGTTCTCTTTTTGTGCAAATGCCTTTGGGTTTTCTATCCTTCAGGGTTTTAGTCAGCTATGGCAGCCATGTGGTGCCACACTGTTTCCGAGGATCAAAGACAGTAGAAGCCGCATACTTCAGTCATTGTTCCCCGATAATTGGAAGGGACAGCTGTATCcaagcagagaggaggaaggtaCTGAACAAAGGTTAGCTATTCCTATGAATCCTACCAGGAAGCCAACTCAAAGTGACCTTTTTGACAGATTAATGGTCTGAACAGCAGCAGAAGGAACAGCTGTACCTCccaccccacctccacccccgcCCCTTTGACCCCCTCTCCATTCCTGCCTCTGCTTGCATTTGAGAGGCATTTAGGTCGACATCGGGAGCAAACTGATACACCCCGAGAGAGGAACCCTGGCCATATAGAGGCATGGCAGCACGGCCCTGCTCAAGTTAAACATAAGAATGCTGACTGTGTTGTAACCAACACCTCGTCATGCATGGCTTGCATGTGTTTCACTGTAGTATAAATGTACCAGGATGTGCAGgagcagcactttttttttgggTGCAAAGCAAATTGAAAGTCCATACAAACCAATTAGCTTGACAGGAAGTGCTTTTGCCTCCAACTCTAAGATACACAACTATCCATACCGAAGCCATTATGTAGGCCTATTACCCCACAAATACCTTTCACCAAACACAGGGTAATGTTTATAGAGGGCACATCTTTCAGCATTGAACAAAAGGGTTGGGGATGGTGCTCGGGGATCAGAGTCTGGATTCCGCATGTAATAGGACACCGCTGAGGCTGCATCTTAAACCCTGACCTCGGGATTAACGCCTCTGCTGCGTGCGAGCCACAAGACAAGGCTAGGTCGGCTTAGAATAGACATATCTCGAATTCTCCTCGACAACTGGACAAATCCGTGAAATGGCACGTCCTTTGGTGAGTTTGGGAGTTAATTTGGACTAGAGGTTTAACTGAGCAAACAACTACTCCGAGTTTGTTAAGTGTGACAATTAAAATTCCTCGCTAGGAAAGGTTTGGGGCATAATGTCACCACGAATTATTGTGAGACGTTTAGATTCTCACAGCCTGTTTCTCACACGTCAAGCTTTCTGTAAGGGACAAGGACAAATCTTGGTGTTTCTTCACTTACCCTCAATCTGGTCCGCTGAGAACTCGGTCTGTCAtgtggaaacacacaaaaatgcacatgtatACCAAAGACAATGCACAtttacaaatacacaaacacagagaacgCAGAGAAATGAATGAGTGAAGAAGATGCACAGACAAAGTCCAGTTCATGTAAGACTTCCTAACAATGCTCAAGCAGAGAATGTATTGCTGTAAACTGTGGGTGTATTTTAAAGTGGTGGTCCCAAGaacttttatcacattttttaaagacaagCTTTTTAGAGCAAAAGTCTTGATTTCTCCTTCCTATCACGATTTCATTGATGCCAATTAAGTCCCAACTTTGAGCTTATTCTGCAGAGATGGTGTCCAAACCCATGCCACAAAGAATTGTCcctggcagaaaaaaaagtaactCCATCGGCACCGCCCCACCCAAAGGGTCCAAAACACAATTATGTACACACCATTTTGGAGagaaggagctggaggagcGGAAAGAAAGGAGAAGAGAAGCTGAAGTCCCAAGACAGAGTGGTCCTGAGCCATGGTCAAAGCCGCCTCTTATTTAACCCTGGCACGTGACGTCACGTATGCTAATGGGGCGGATCAGATGACACGTTGGAACATCTTTAACTTTCTTAGGGCAAACGGAAAGGAGAGCTGTGCGTCCCGCGCAGTGGGAGTAGGCCTTTAGAAGGGGACAGGGGTATTTTTAGAAGGCCAAAGAACTGTGTCAAGACTCCATGTCTTGTGTCTCAAGACTTGAAACTGTTTAATTTCTATAAAGACAAAACACCATTAACTTTCATTAGCTTGACATCTAAACTTTGGAGGGAGGTTTTTGGATGCAGTTGAACCATGAGAGTGAAAATACAGAGAAGTCACCTACCTAGTGGCCCACTGCAGAGTGGCTCCAAGCCCAGAGAGCTCATTTACAAGGTGATATTTTTAAACTGTCAGCGTGCTCCTCCTCTTATGGTGAAATAGCAGCAGGGCAAAAACCATCTGAAAAGTTGATTCCATTCTGACAGGCATTGCAAAAGTCAACTTTTAATGACAGTTTATTTAAGACCTTAATATACATTCATAATACTACAGTATAAGGTTTATAAATCAATGCACCAGATTATCCGCAACATAGCTAATGGAGACATCCCAAAGTTCATGTTTTTAGTAGTTAAATCAAGCGCTATAATGCATTAGAGTGAAATCGAGGTTATAAAGTGATAACAATAGGTTAAGCTACCCAGAAGTAAAGACTTGATTATATAATCTATGCAGGTGAAATGACCCGAGCGCAGAGCAGCTTCACAGAGCTCTCCATGGTGCTGATGACTGTATCAAAAGGAGTCCATTATTATCAACGCAGCAGATGCACAAAACTTAATTGTAACATTTGctgttaaacaaataaatacatttctgcaCCATTAACCACCAGACTCGTATCTGTGCTCACTACCTTGGTGAATGTTGTCTTGTGCCACTGTTGTGCTATGTTTCAGCATTTAGCTTGATCTTATAATTCTTTTATGTCTCAAAGCTTTGTCTATGATTGTCTGTATGGAAGCAAATACGAGACAgaagtattttaattttaacaataacTGAATactccattttttatttttttatttttttttttagaattaaaaaaatacatttaggcTGCTAAAATCCAATTGGTCAAATTCAAATCCAAAAattcaagaaaaaataaaaatgaaataaaaataattcttcttttttaaattcttaaaCTTCAATTACTGGATTTGTGAATATTGAGGAAAATACAGTTGATTGCAATTTTAAAAGCtgaattacattttcaaaaattcaCTTTTCAGAATTTCAAAAAAATAGATTCAGTTTGCCCAAATTCGATTAGTCAATTTatccaatttatttatttttaaattctgaaaCTTGAATTTTTGAGTCTGAATTTGTGAACACCGAGGGAAATAGAactgagaaaaatgaaaacacattcaaattcagtttttgaaattgcGGGGTGAACTCATACATGATCTTTCAAAGTTAAATATTTCAATGCTATGAATTCAGTGGTGTTTAAATTTCAATACTAAGTTTTCAGTCATTATCAAATTcaaatatttgtcttttatttgcTTCCATATTGTTGAACCTGTAGTGTTAATTACTCTGTTTAATTTTTGAATTCAAGTTAATTTTTGAATATGGAAACAGAAGTTTAACTAAACAATCCTAATTCAAGGTCCATCCTGCCTCTGTTGCAGGGTCAACAGGTATAAACAAGCTCAATTTCAAGACtttttatatataatttaagactaaacacaccaaaaataaaaaagatactCTTGGCAAGTTGACAAATTGATGTATGTTCAAAATGAGCAGTAAGGATGAAACTCTGTCCTTACTGCTCTGCACAGAAAATATGTTCAATGATCTAAATGTGTATAGGGGGTGAAAATAGGCCGAGGGTGTCGAATGTGCAAGGTGCTGCACTGCCCTAGTGTTTCTTATTAATGGAAAAATATGCTGTTTTGCATTGGTATTTGATTTTGTTGTCGAGTGTGGggcttttacttttttgtacTGTCCAATTacttttaatgtgtattttaatgTGTGCATAGCTTCATTAGCTGACCCATGAATTTTTCTTGCATTAAAGGTTAAATTACACTGTATAAGATGCAGTCTGCACCCAAAATATCTAGCTCTGCAATTCCCTCACAAGCCTCTGATGGCCACTGTATATTTAGTATAATCTTTAGGTTCATTTTGCAGTAATAAAATGATAGATATGAATGTTGTCAGTGTATTATTTACATCATTTCTGACTTGCCACACATTTTTGCCCAAGGACTGTACTTGATTttgtgcagtgcagagtggaTTAGTCTTTGGCTGCTAAATCAAAAGTGTCAATTTGTAAGCATGTGGTTTTGGactcaaactttattttcttgcacaGACTCTCCAAAAGACAAAGCTGAGAGGGAGAACAAGTGTAAATACACACAAAGGCAGCGTGCACAGGATTAGATAACTCactaacagtgtgtgtgtgtgtgtgtgtgtgtgtgtgctgccagACTGCACGGACCAGAACAGTTATGTCCTGCAGCTATGGAACTGACGGAAAAGAGTTGGAGGCCATTTGTGAGACTGAGTGAAAGACACCACTCCCCTGGACAGATGAGCTCTATTTTTACTCCCa contains:
- the LOC125884742 gene encoding LOW QUALITY PROTEIN: myosin light chain 3, skeletal muscle isoform-like (The sequence of the model RefSeq protein was modified relative to this genomic sequence to represent the inferred CDS: deleted 1 base in 1 codon) codes for the protein MAQDHSVLGLQLLFSFFPLLQLLLSKMTEFSADQIEDFKEAFGLFDRVGDSQVAFNQVADIMRALGQNPTNKDVNKILGNPTAEDMANKRLNFDAFLPMLKQVDALPKGTYDDYVEGLRVFDKEGNGTVMGAELRIVLSTLGEKMNETEIDALMAGQEDENGSVHYEAFVKHIMSV